In Chitinophagales bacterium, a single genomic region encodes these proteins:
- a CDS encoding cytochrome c class I encodes MTFIRLKAHKHSILSVLTLFIFSIILTFNGNVLGQDIDQAKWDAGKKLFKSQCQSCHLPDKKMTGPALQGALGRWIENGDYNGKSGEEWVHEWVKNNSAVLEAGHPYANSIYNEYGKSVMSLFPQLSTEDIDNIFYYADNFDKNAPATATAVVGADGAQGTGYVFPLKNFIFLLVLGLALIALILWRLFETLKRLKAQKEGKVLEAEVPFWRSKKLATVLVLAGVVWLSYVTASGAISFGRQQNYQPTQPIKYSHALHAGKFQIDCQYCHTGAAEGKHSNIPSVNVCMNCHKNIKQGPTYGRKEIAKIYAAIGFNPNDGVFYGDNKDAKKAKEDLLAYLKQDYDGAEVNQDELDASLNAAMDMFDKPVEWVRVHNLPDHVYFNHAQHVVAGKVECQTCHGNIQEMEVVAQHAPLSMGWCINCHRETEVDMGNNYYQVYEKFHEDLKSGKMDKVTVEDIGGTECQKCHY; translated from the coding sequence ATGACATTTATTAGGCTAAAAGCCCATAAACATTCAATTTTAAGTGTTTTAACACTATTTATATTTTCAATTATTTTAACCTTTAACGGGAACGTTTTAGGGCAAGATATAGACCAAGCAAAGTGGGATGCAGGAAAAAAACTGTTTAAATCTCAATGCCAAAGTTGTCACTTGCCCGATAAAAAAATGACGGGACCTGCCTTGCAAGGTGCTTTAGGTAGATGGATAGAAAATGGAGATTATAATGGTAAAAGCGGTGAAGAATGGGTTCACGAATGGGTAAAAAACAATTCTGCTGTATTAGAAGCCGGGCATCCTTATGCTAACAGCATCTATAATGAGTACGGAAAATCTGTAATGAGCTTATTCCCTCAATTATCTACAGAAGATATAGACAATATCTTTTATTATGCCGATAATTTTGATAAAAACGCTCCAGCCACGGCTACTGCTGTTGTGGGTGCAGACGGAGCACAAGGTACGGGTTATGTTTTTCCACTTAAAAACTTTATTTTCTTATTAGTTTTAGGATTAGCATTAATAGCCCTTATTTTATGGCGTTTATTTGAAACTTTAAAAAGACTTAAAGCTCAAAAAGAAGGTAAAGTACTTGAAGCAGAAGTGCCATTTTGGAGAAGTAAAAAATTGGCTACAGTATTAGTTTTAGCAGGAGTAGTGTGGTTATCGTATGTTACGGCATCGGGAGCTATTTCTTTTGGTCGCCAGCAAAACTACCAGCCTACACAGCCTATTAAATATTCACATGCTTTGCATGCCGGCAAATTTCAAATAGATTGCCAATATTGTCATACAGGAGCAGCAGAAGGCAAACATTCAAATATACCGTCTGTAAATGTATGTATGAACTGCCACAAAAATATAAAACAAGGCCCTACTTACGGAAGAAAAGAGATAGCTAAAATATATGCAGCTATAGGTTTTAATCCTAATGATGGCGTTTTTTATGGAGACAATAAAGATGCTAAAAAAGCAAAAGAAGATTTATTGGCATACCTAAAACAAGATTATGACGGTGCAGAAGTTAATCAAGATGAATTAGATGCCAGCTTAAATGCTGCAATGGATATGTTTGATAAACCGGTAGAGTGGGTTAGAGTTCATAACTTACCAGACCACGTTTATTTTAACCATGCTCAGCACGTAGTAGCGGGCAAAGTAGAGTGCCAAACATGCCACGGGAATATTCAAGAAATGGAAGTGGTAGCACAGCACGCACCTTTATCAATGGGGTGGTGTATCAATTGCCACAGAGAAACAGAAGTAGATATGGGTAATAACTATTACCAAGTTTATGAAAAATTTCATGAAGACCTTAAATCCGGAAAAATGGATAAGGTTACTGTGGAAGATATAGGTGGTACAGAGTGTCAAAAGTGTCACTATTAA
- a CDS encoding PKD domain-containing protein, with translation MVGRFYNSIDIQNVHMDVPLLANNTRNTTNGFIAKFDCDGNEEWANKWGSADGGAIWNILPTDKYVYVNGVTNTQQNYPCYMSDSVIANLQWGFVGRALARYDLDGNLLSYKLYDKRLTIAQPGGLLQEDADGNLIGLAGSDSAYIDGHYLEQGFHLLKLDSNGNYLDSKHLSPQTGLISILSLKIDNQNNVYLTGGIDSAIHTFCGVTPDYGQDRTIGILAKFDNDFNLIWFEQAHVIGTSPSTSVGIDMDFDNDQNIYSCFDARIYSSTLNKGAIFQGDTIFNEIAGVGATNKYTLLKYNSSGTILWHKNISGNYSNEEAKFALNSSKDTIIIYGLVPSGPFKFDTILTTLSAHSLFIAKFDLDGNILDIDFIPHSATVIADVSPFSLQLSSNNNIYITGTQQQSIIFPDSTLNPLHGSGSNRDIFIAKYGVNQCFRCDSVQPAFTVAQNIGYTAQVSSNTTINAETYLWDFGNGQTSTDSLPTLSIVYPDTGTYTVCLTAQNYCDTQTYCQQIHIGCPPPLASGYTYTTGTNSIAIQSVNIQQYDSYIWYFGDGESSTDSLPQHNYTASGIYNVCIAVQNTCGTDSFCQSINITCPPPQIQSAGLHIDTLSIAGTGVSLQNQDSVYWTFGDGQNSTQTNPVHTYAQTGTYNVCLTAYNTCGDTTYCQEVSVVGTGIVQLSDGGTVKVYPNPAQSYINIELQNTVESLQVRIIDLQGKIYMKTKIKPSKEQLDLSNLSSGIYFIQLKDKQGEYSIKILKE, from the coding sequence ATGGTAGGAAGATTTTATAACAGTATAGATATACAAAACGTACATATGGATGTACCTCTTTTGGCTAACAATACACGCAATACCACAAACGGATTTATAGCTAAATTTGATTGCGATGGCAATGAAGAGTGGGCAAATAAATGGGGTAGTGCCGATGGCGGAGCTATATGGAATATTTTACCTACGGATAAGTATGTATATGTAAATGGTGTAACAAATACCCAGCAAAATTACCCCTGCTATATGAGTGATTCTGTAATAGCTAATCTGCAATGGGGATTTGTGGGGAGAGCCTTGGCAAGATATGATTTAGACGGTAATCTGTTAAGCTATAAATTGTATGATAAAAGACTAACAATAGCCCAACCCGGAGGACTACTGCAAGAAGATGCCGATGGTAATTTAATTGGCTTGGCAGGTAGCGATAGTGCCTATATAGATGGACATTATCTGGAACAAGGTTTTCATTTATTAAAATTAGATAGTAATGGCAATTATTTGGATAGTAAGCACTTATCGCCACAAACTGGTTTAATTTCAATACTAAGTTTAAAGATAGATAATCAAAATAATGTTTATTTAACAGGAGGAATAGATAGTGCTATACATACATTTTGTGGTGTTACTCCCGACTATGGACAGGATAGAACCATCGGTATTCTTGCCAAATTTGATAATGATTTTAATTTGATTTGGTTTGAACAGGCACATGTAATTGGTACAAGCCCAAGTACTTCAGTAGGAATTGACATGGATTTTGATAACGACCAAAATATTTATTCTTGTTTTGACGCTCGTATTTATAGTTCAACATTAAATAAAGGGGCTATATTTCAAGGAGATACTATTTTTAACGAAATAGCAGGTGTAGGTGCAACTAATAAATACACTTTACTTAAATATAATAGTTCAGGGACAATACTTTGGCATAAAAACATAAGTGGTAATTATAGTAATGAAGAAGCAAAATTTGCTTTAAACAGCTCAAAAGATACAATTATTATATATGGGTTAGTTCCATCTGGTCCTTTTAAATTTGATACAATTTTAACAACTTTGTCAGCTCATTCTTTATTTATTGCCAAATTTGATTTAGATGGGAATATATTAGATATTGATTTTATTCCTCATAGTGCAACTGTAATAGCAGATGTTTCTCCTTTTAGCCTACAACTTAGCTCAAATAATAACATTTATATAACAGGAACACAACAGCAAAGTATAATTTTCCCCGACAGCACCCTCAACCCCCTCCACGGTAGTGGTAGCAATAGAGATATATTTATAGCCAAATATGGCGTAAACCAATGCTTTAGATGCGATAGTGTACAGCCTGCCTTTACCGTAGCCCAAAATATAGGCTATACCGCCCAAGTAAGCAGCAATACAACTATAAATGCAGAAACGTACCTATGGGACTTTGGCAATGGACAAACCAGTACAGATAGCCTGCCTACCCTAAGTATTGTGTACCCCGATACCGGCACCTACACCGTATGCCTAACCGCCCAAAACTACTGCGATACACAAACCTACTGCCAACAAATACACATAGGCTGCCCACCACCGCTGGCAAGTGGCTACACCTACACCACCGGCACTAACAGCATAGCAATACAAAGCGTAAACATACAGCAATACGATAGTTATATATGGTATTTTGGCGATGGGGAAAGCAGTACAGACAGCCTGCCACAGCATAACTATACGGCAAGCGGTATATACAATGTATGTATAGCCGTACAAAACACCTGTGGCACAGATAGTTTTTGCCAAAGCATCAATATAACATGTCCACCGCCACAAATACAAAGTGCCGGTCTGCACATAGATACCCTAAGCATAGCGGGCACAGGCGTAAGCCTACAAAACCAAGACAGCGTATATTGGACATTTGGAGACGGGCAAAACAGCACCCAAACCAATCCGGTACACACCTATGCCCAAACAGGCACCTACAATGTATGCCTAACCGCCTACAACACCTGTGGGGATACCACCTACTGCCAAGAAGTGAGTGTAGTGGGCACCGGTATAGTACAGTTAAGCGATGGAGGCACAGTAAAAGTATATCCTAACCCTGCACAAAGCTATATAAACATAGAACTGCAAAACACGGTAGAGAGCCTACAAGTAAGAATAATAGACCTGCAAGGAAAAATATATATGAAAACCAAGATAAAACCAAGCAAAGAACAACTGGATTTAAGTAATCTAAGCAGCGGCATTTATTTCATACAGCTAAAAGACAAACAAGGAGAATATAGTATAAAAATATTGAAGGAGTAG
- a CDS encoding PKD domain-containing protein, whose protein sequence is MTKPILLILILLIASRLPAQEQFEVNYKCTEANTLTTHITYLNQDKIPCKIYDSSQKKVYEGIYPNAGIILAQGNYEVKVADSTKKISVPQKATAQYTYSPNPVCEGTPVHFTSQSTGDIISWYWDYGDGSSSLLQNPIRDYPFNGAVGMPRNIIISLMVTDKYGCTGFVEDILEINGDNLHQKIVSDSNACMGAEVILRIAKDIGADAAHVSTPVHYLWSTGDTTPTVSIREDGEYSVSISDTYNCKRELSAVIKLMEKSKADIQLIKEIDSGRTKLEVPYTAGVKYSWYKKEKGEYEQLEEKSNRLNLGKGKKINKICVYCEICREKEGMPSCCVSSSEVKLKLKKNKIKMKTTKALSQ, encoded by the coding sequence ATGACCAAACCTATCTTACTAATATTAATATTACTAATAGCAAGCCGATTACCGGCTCAAGAACAATTTGAAGTAAACTATAAATGTACAGAGGCAAATACGCTAACGACCCACATTACATACTTAAATCAAGATAAAATACCTTGCAAGATATATGATAGTTCACAGAAAAAAGTATATGAAGGTATATATCCAAATGCAGGCATAATATTAGCACAAGGAAACTATGAAGTAAAAGTGGCAGACAGTACAAAGAAAATAAGTGTTCCTCAAAAAGCTACGGCACAATATACCTATAGTCCCAACCCCGTATGCGAGGGAACGCCCGTACACTTTACCAGCCAAAGCACAGGCGATATAATAAGTTGGTATTGGGATTATGGAGATGGTAGTAGTAGTTTATTGCAAAACCCCATAAGAGATTACCCCTTTAATGGGGCGGTAGGTATGCCACGCAATATTATAATATCATTAATGGTTACAGATAAATATGGGTGTACTGGTTTTGTAGAAGACATCTTAGAAATAAATGGAGATAATTTACACCAGAAAATAGTAAGCGATTCCAATGCCTGCATGGGAGCAGAAGTAATTCTAAGAATAGCAAAAGACATAGGTGCAGATGCTGCACATGTTAGCACTCCTGTTCATTACTTGTGGAGTACAGGCGATACAACTCCAACAGTAAGTATAAGAGAAGATGGGGAATATAGCGTGTCAATAAGCGATACATATAATTGTAAAAGGGAGCTAAGTGCCGTTATAAAATTAATGGAAAAATCTAAAGCAGATATACAACTAATAAAAGAAATAGACAGTGGGAGAACAAAACTGGAAGTACCATATACAGCAGGGGTAAAGTACAGTTGGTATAAAAAAGAAAAAGGGGAATATGAGCAATTAGAAGAAAAAAGCAACAGATTAAATTTAGGAAAAGGAAAAAAAATAAATAAAATATGCGTATATTGTGAAATATGTAGAGAAAAAGAAGGGATGCCAAGTTGCTGTGTTAGTAGTTCCGAAGTAAAACTAAAATTAAAAAAGAATAAGATAAAAATGAAAACTACCAAAGCCCTAAGCCAATGA
- a CDS encoding GIY-YIG nuclease family protein has translation MERGGYIYIMTNKNNTTLYVGVTSNLWNRINEHKLILFPSSFTARYKLFKLVYFESFTSIEEAIYREKQIKAGSRKKKIALIVSLNPQWEDLSSKIEDYN, from the coding sequence ATGGAAAGAGGTGGATATATTTATATAATGACAAATAAGAATAATACTACATTGTATGTTGGAGTAACGTCTAATTTATGGAATAGGATAAATGAACATAAGTTAATATTGTTTCCCAGTAGTTTTACCGCTCGCTATAAGTTATTTAAGTTAGTTTATTTTGAGTCTTTTACATCCATTGAAGAAGCTATTTATAGAGAAAAACAAATTAAGGCAGGATCAAGAAAAAAGAAAATAGCATTAATCGTTTCATTGAATCCCCAATGGGAAGATTTATCAAGTAAAATAGAAGATTATAACTGA
- a CDS encoding HAMP domain-containing histidine kinase → MKNKGLYILSFLFFCIFIAGTFYNAFYSKEKFFSKELTYSENVLSDFQDDFEQVLQDSALLNQLIENDISKSNLNFLYDKPYEIYVYNSNNLTFWSSNAYALSFNKELLNTEGLFVEGKNGYFVGIKQSYKEHDIIALQLIKSKFEIVNAYLTNDFSPYYKLSDKAQIMAPFAKTGTPVKNKNGDTIFKLSDDTNATHYLNKIDIVGYLSLLFLMLFTLTIVRAVSKNYGFSPSLTLHFILSILFVLLVHFVPYTFKNTLLFSPEIYASQYLGHSLGILLMIIIALCTFFLYFSVYYFLKKISLNKIQFVCFSIILITLILCYGFLIKSLVINSIISFNVISLTLTNIYSAICIFILVLGGISLFLTISVWVNQLYNYFHKKSIFYIIPTLLLCFLIFILFKQDFKTTLVYSATLLALMLLNFALIHYDKYRKPLNYMMLYIITLSLLLSSLINIYNQQDENDKQAALAIKYSEKRDLLTEYKFGVVKSEIVEDPYVIKFFTSPFVSKKELYQRLDFLYFGGYLSKYNIETYEFNNEGKGIKTSDTLNIDFYKNKLSDAEQTGTENMYLLPKKNGKNVYISLLPIYVEGNKKGTLIIEFTPKTYTKENLYPELLIEENINLEARYEIKENYEYAVYNNNYLISQSGEFPFPYFLGTLLKDNENPKENVIVKDNYWLNIFQIDDNTKVVISSQKNSFLKQFSYFSYFFIIIILMALLAVLGLIALNFIFNFLPKKPLRFSLKNRIIITIFLITISSFFLIGIVTVSYFNESYKNDYTEDLIRKQKSVLSSIAYLNDQFNITSYNNIPSGFSNDIASLAKNQGIDVNIFSSQGKVLISSQPGIFSNGIISKYINPIAYFNLSTLNSERFIQEESIGKLKFQSIYVPIRDKEGNLLAFLNIPYFAQVKALKKDITDLTIALINLYIFLLIISIIITYLIANSVTSPLAKISEDLRQVSLSKKNKAIVWNNPNDEIGALVAEYNKMIKEIERSAKALAKSERETAWREMAKQIAHEIKNPLTPMKLSIQHLQRAIDSNDERVPELTKKVSNTIISQIDTLSDIATAFSNFAKMPTAHKNKINLTLKIQNVVNLFNEEDKQTIIFNPTIKEAFILADKNQIIGVFNNLVKNAMQATEDIDKPTIEITLSEEDEDYLVQVKDNGCGIANDKKNKVFVPNFTTKSSGTGLGLAISKQIIENNNGKIWFESTENVGTSFYVSIPKLS, encoded by the coding sequence ATGAAAAATAAAGGTCTATACATATTATCTTTTTTGTTTTTTTGCATCTTTATAGCCGGCACTTTTTATAATGCTTTCTATTCTAAAGAAAAATTTTTTAGCAAGGAGCTTACTTATTCCGAAAATGTTTTAAGCGATTTTCAAGATGATTTTGAACAGGTATTGCAAGATTCTGCTCTCTTAAACCAACTTATAGAAAATGATATAAGCAAAAGCAATTTAAACTTCCTTTATGATAAACCCTACGAAATATATGTTTACAACTCTAATAACTTAACATTTTGGTCTAGCAACGCCTATGCCCTTTCTTTTAATAAAGAACTGCTAAATACAGAAGGCTTATTTGTTGAAGGGAAAAATGGATATTTTGTAGGCATAAAACAAAGTTATAAAGAGCATGATATTATAGCTTTACAACTTATAAAATCTAAGTTTGAAATAGTAAATGCTTATTTAACTAACGATTTTTCTCCTTACTATAAATTAAGCGATAAAGCTCAAATAATGGCTCCATTTGCCAAAACAGGAACGCCTGTAAAAAACAAAAATGGCGATACCATATTTAAACTAAGTGATGACACTAACGCCACTCATTATCTTAATAAAATTGACATTGTAGGATATTTAAGTTTACTGTTTTTAATGCTTTTTACACTCACTATAGTTAGAGCTGTTTCTAAAAATTATGGTTTCTCCCCTTCTTTAACCTTACACTTTATTTTATCTATACTATTTGTGCTTTTAGTACACTTTGTGCCTTATACCTTTAAAAATACTTTGCTGTTTAGTCCAGAAATTTATGCTTCGCAATACTTAGGTCATTCCTTAGGTATTTTGTTAATGATTATAATTGCCTTATGTACTTTCTTTCTCTATTTTTCGGTTTATTATTTTTTAAAGAAAATATCACTTAATAAAATACAGTTTGTTTGTTTTAGCATCATACTTATTACACTTATTTTATGCTATGGTTTTCTAATTAAGAGTTTAGTTATTAATTCTATTATTTCTTTTAATGTAATAAGCCTTACACTTACCAATATTTACTCTGCTATCTGTATATTTATTCTTGTACTTGGAGGTATTAGCTTGTTTTTAACTATTTCGGTATGGGTTAATCAGTTATACAACTATTTCCACAAAAAATCTATTTTCTATATTATCCCTACCCTACTTTTGTGCTTCTTAATATTTATTTTATTTAAACAAGATTTTAAAACAACACTTGTATATAGTGCTACTTTATTGGCGTTAATGTTGTTAAATTTTGCTCTTATACATTACGATAAGTACAGAAAACCTCTAAACTATATGATGCTATACATCATAACGCTTTCCCTTTTGCTTTCGTCATTAATAAATATATATAATCAGCAAGACGAAAATGACAAGCAGGCTGCATTAGCTATTAAATATAGCGAAAAAAGAGATTTACTTACTGAATATAAATTTGGAGTAGTCAAAAGTGAAATTGTTGAAGATCCTTATGTAATTAAATTCTTCACTTCGCCTTTTGTATCCAAAAAGGAATTGTACCAGCGTTTAGATTTCTTGTATTTTGGCGGATATTTAAGCAAGTATAATATAGAAACTTACGAGTTTAATAATGAAGGCAAAGGAATTAAAACTTCTGACACACTTAATATTGACTTTTATAAAAATAAACTTTCAGATGCCGAACAAACCGGTACGGAAAACATGTATCTACTTCCCAAAAAAAATGGGAAAAATGTTTACATTTCTTTACTGCCAATATACGTAGAAGGCAACAAAAAAGGAACTTTAATTATTGAGTTTACACCCAAAACCTACACTAAAGAAAATCTGTATCCCGAACTTTTAATAGAAGAAAATATTAACCTTGAAGCCCGATATGAAATTAAAGAAAACTATGAATACGCTGTTTATAATAACAATTATCTAATTTCTCAATCGGGAGAGTTTCCTTTTCCATACTTTTTAGGTACGCTACTTAAAGACAATGAAAACCCCAAAGAAAATGTAATAGTAAAAGATAATTACTGGCTTAATATTTTTCAAATAGACGACAACACAAAAGTAGTTATCAGCTCGCAAAAAAATAGCTTTTTAAAACAGTTTTCTTATTTCAGCTACTTTTTTATAATTATAATTTTGATGGCACTTTTAGCCGTTTTGGGACTAATAGCACTCAACTTTATTTTTAATTTTTTGCCTAAAAAACCACTGCGTTTTAGTCTTAAAAACAGAATTATAATTACCATTTTTTTAATAACCATTTCATCGTTTTTCTTAATTGGAATTGTAACGGTAAGTTATTTTAATGAGTCCTACAAAAATGATTACACCGAAGATTTAATTAGGAAACAAAAATCGGTACTGTCTTCTATAGCCTACTTAAACGACCAATTTAATATTACTTCGTACAATAATATTCCCTCCGGATTTAGTAACGATATTGCTTCATTAGCCAAAAACCAAGGTATAGATGTTAATATTTTTAGCAGTCAAGGCAAAGTGCTTATCAGTTCGCAACCGGGAATATTTAGCAACGGAATTATTTCTAAATATATAAACCCAATAGCTTATTTCAATTTATCTACTTTAAATTCAGAAAGATTTATACAAGAAGAAAGTATAGGAAAGTTGAAATTTCAGTCAATATATGTACCTATTAGAGATAAAGAAGGAAACTTGTTGGCATTTTTAAACATCCCTTATTTTGCTCAAGTTAAAGCCTTAAAAAAAGATATAACAGACTTAACTATTGCCCTAATTAATCTATATATTTTCCTTTTAATTATTTCTATAATTATTACTTATTTAATAGCCAATTCTGTTACCAGCCCTTTAGCTAAAATAAGCGAAGACCTACGCCAAGTGAGTTTAAGCAAAAAAAATAAAGCCATAGTTTGGAACAATCCTAATGACGAAATAGGTGCTTTAGTGGCAGAGTATAACAAAATGATAAAGGAAATAGAACGCAGTGCTAAAGCTTTGGCAAAATCGGAAAGAGAAACAGCGTGGAGAGAAATGGCTAAACAGATAGCCCACGAAATAAAAAACCCGCTTACACCTATGAAATTGAGCATACAGCACTTGCAGAGAGCCATAGACTCTAATGACGAACGTGTGCCAGAGCTAACCAAAAAAGTAAGTAATACCATTATATCGCAAATAGACACTTTAAGCGATATAGCTACGGCTTTTTCTAACTTTGCCAAAATGCCTACGGCACACAAAAACAAAATAAACTTAACGCTTAAAATACAAAATGTGGTTAATTTATTTAATGAAGAAGATAAGCAAACCATTATATTTAACCCCACTATTAAAGAAGCATTTATTTTGGCAGATAAAAACCAAATAATAGGTGTTTTTAATAACTTAGTTAAAAATGCTATGCAAGCCACTGAAGATATAGACAAGCCCACAATAGAAATAACACTAAGCGAAGAAGATGAGGATTATCTTGTACAAGTTAAAGACAATGGTTGTGGTATTGCCAATGACAAAAAGAATAAAGTATTTGTTCCTAATTTTACTACTAAATCAAGCGGTACGGGACTGGGCTTAGCCATAAGCAAACAGATTATAGAAAACAACAATGGCAAAATTTGGTTTGAAAGTACCGAAAATGTTGGAACTTCGTTTTACGTTAGCATACCTAAACTAAGCTAA
- a CDS encoding HAMP domain-containing histidine kinase, producing MFKDKDNTKYLLFYLIIIYVFAFVFWWSYLLYTKTAQHYSDLVNLKSIQYEQNTNKEIKDYFLTEDFKNLDAHFKRQKTMIITEGSVFIIVLLFGIVKIYKSFQQEIKLALQQKNFLLSITHELKSPLASIKLMNETVKNRDLPKPKQNELLEASLQEVNRLSNLVENILLAAKIENNTLGFNKNKLNLSHIIKDITTTYKHREDVEINEDVQEEVFINGDMLSLNSIIINLIDNAIKYSNKPIVDITLQKNTKQKIELKIADNGKGISDSEKHKIFDKFYRVGNEDTRSTKGTGLGLYLVSQLVKFHNGKISVKDNKPTGSIFIVEFYD from the coding sequence ATGTTTAAAGACAAAGACAATACTAAATATCTACTATTTTACCTTATCATTATCTATGTATTTGCCTTTGTTTTTTGGTGGAGCTATTTATTATATACCAAAACAGCCCAGCATTACTCCGATTTAGTAAATCTTAAAAGCATACAGTACGAGCAAAACACCAATAAAGAAATAAAAGATTATTTTCTTACAGAAGATTTTAAAAACCTTGATGCACATTTTAAACGCCAAAAAACAATGATTATAACCGAAGGTTCTGTCTTTATTATTGTTTTACTTTTTGGCATAGTTAAAATATATAAATCATTTCAGCAAGAAATAAAATTAGCTCTTCAACAAAAAAACTTCCTGCTTTCTATTACGCACGAGCTGAAATCGCCACTGGCAAGTATAAAACTAATGAATGAAACCGTAAAAAATAGGGACTTGCCTAAACCCAAACAAAACGAACTTTTAGAGGCTTCTTTGCAAGAAGTAAACCGGCTGAGCAATTTAGTAGAAAACATACTTTTAGCCGCAAAAATTGAAAACAACACCCTTGGTTTTAATAAAAACAAGCTAAATCTAAGTCATATAATTAAAGACATAACCACCACTTACAAACATAGAGAAGACGTAGAAATAAATGAAGATGTACAAGAAGAAGTTTTTATAAATGGAGATATGCTTAGCTTAAATTCTATAATTATAAATTTAATAGACAATGCCATAAAATATAGCAACAAGCCAATAGTAGATATAACGCTACAAAAGAACACTAAACAGAAAATAGAGCTAAAAATAGCCGATAACGGCAAAGGCATATCGGACAGCGAAAAACATAAAATTTTTGATAAATTTTATAGAGTAGGAAATGAAGATACCCGAAGTACAAAAGGTACGGGTTTAGGTTTATATTTAGTGAGCCAATTGGTTAAATTTCATAATGGAAAAATAAGCGTAAAAGACAATAAACCGACAGGTAGTATCTTTATTGTTGAATTTTATGACTAA
- a CDS encoding response regulator transcription factor, with protein sequence MLTPRILLAEDEKTLRDGIKLNLEIEGYEVEEAINGKIALDKFGSQRFNLVILDVMMPEVNGFDVCEKIRLTDQETPILFLTAKDTGKDKIEGLKLGADDYLTKPFNLEELLLRTKVLIKHSFKGTENELTINSYTFGGNKINFSTFEAKTHQGETINLTKKESALLKLLIDRQNQVVSREQILQYVWGYDVYPSTRTIDNFILSFRKYFEKDAKNPQHFHSVRGVGYKFIA encoded by the coding sequence ATGTTAACTCCCAGAATATTATTAGCAGAAGATGAAAAAACACTACGTGACGGCATAAAACTTAACCTTGAAATAGAAGGCTACGAAGTAGAAGAAGCCATTAATGGCAAAATAGCCTTAGATAAATTTGGAAGCCAGCGTTTTAATTTAGTTATATTAGACGTAATGATGCCGGAAGTAAATGGCTTTGACGTATGCGAAAAAATAAGATTAACAGACCAAGAAACGCCCATTTTGTTTTTAACCGCAAAAGATACCGGCAAAGATAAAATAGAAGGGTTAAAACTGGGTGCAGACGACTATTTAACCAAACCTTTTAATCTTGAAGAACTACTTTTAAGAACCAAAGTTTTAATAAAACACAGTTTTAAAGGGACCGAAAATGAGCTAACTATAAACAGCTACACTTTTGGGGGAAATAAAATAAACTTTAGCACTTTTGAAGCTAAAACACACCAAGGAGAAACTATTAATTTAACAAAAAAGGAAAGTGCCCTTTTAAAACTCCTAATTGACAGGCAAAATCAAGTAGTTTCAAGAGAGCAAATACTACAATATGTTTGGGGTTATGATGTATATCCTTCTACAAGAACAATAGATAATTTTATTCTTTCTTTTAGAAAATACTTTGAAAAAGATGCCAAAAATCCACAGCATTTTCATAGTGTAAGAGGCGTAGGATATAAATTTATTGCTTAA